A genomic stretch from Bacterioplanes sanyensis includes:
- the bamB gene encoding outer membrane protein assembly factor BamB, producing MPRLFCALLLSLAVAGCSSTPEQPQSSLSSIDDQLDVDVEWRLNLGQQAGTRLNRLRPAVQNDTVFMASADGRVLALELASGAEQWQLTLEQNIIGGVALAGDQLFVSTMDGMLHSISTAGELQWSSALASEAVASVASDAQRVFVHTIDGRLSAYQRDNGEQLWTYEHAMPVLSVRGTSSPLVLEQLVVTGFASGKVVALDKRLGIPRWDVRLAIPDGRSELERLVDVDGTPVWDNGVIYAASYHGKVAALSPRGEVRWQEDGSSYGHPVLALGSLYLSLDDGTLQAYDIYNGANQWTQTILQGKALGQVTVFDRYLAVADDEGFLYLLSLVDGELLARERMRPKPLHKNVPNSPEMTNWRGLRGRDFGLSAPMVATERGLLVTSNTGELLLLTVHADQ from the coding sequence ATGCCGCGTCTTTTTTGCGCTCTGTTGTTGTCGTTGGCCGTGGCTGGCTGCAGTTCGACACCGGAGCAACCGCAGTCTAGCTTGAGTAGCATTGATGATCAGCTTGATGTTGATGTCGAGTGGCGCCTGAACCTGGGGCAGCAAGCAGGCACCCGCTTAAACCGTCTGCGCCCTGCAGTGCAGAACGACACGGTGTTTATGGCTTCAGCCGACGGTCGTGTATTGGCACTGGAGTTGGCCAGTGGCGCTGAGCAATGGCAACTGACGCTGGAGCAAAACATCATTGGTGGTGTTGCTCTGGCCGGTGACCAGCTGTTTGTGTCCACCATGGATGGCATGCTGCACAGTATCAGCACCGCAGGTGAACTGCAGTGGAGTTCGGCGCTGGCATCCGAGGCGGTTGCCTCTGTTGCCAGTGATGCCCAGCGGGTGTTTGTGCACACCATCGATGGTCGTTTGAGTGCTTATCAGCGGGATAACGGCGAGCAACTATGGACCTACGAACATGCGATGCCGGTATTGTCGGTGCGCGGTACCAGCTCTCCATTAGTGTTGGAACAACTGGTGGTGACCGGCTTTGCCAGTGGCAAGGTGGTGGCGCTGGATAAACGTTTGGGCATTCCGCGTTGGGATGTACGTCTGGCGATTCCAGATGGTCGCTCCGAACTGGAACGCCTGGTCGATGTGGACGGCACCCCGGTTTGGGATAACGGTGTGATTTACGCTGCTAGTTATCACGGTAAAGTGGCTGCATTGTCACCACGCGGTGAGGTCCGCTGGCAGGAAGATGGCTCGAGCTATGGTCATCCTGTTCTTGCTCTGGGCAGCTTATATCTGAGCCTGGACGATGGCACGCTGCAGGCGTACGACATCTACAACGGTGCGAATCAGTGGACACAGACCATACTGCAAGGCAAAGCACTGGGGCAGGTCACGGTATTTGATCGCTACCTAGCGGTGGCTGACGATGAAGGTTTCTTATATCTGCTGAGCCTGGTTGATGGCGAGCTGCTGGCGCGTGAGCGCATGCGTCCTAAGCCATTGCACAAAAACGTTCCCAACTCTCCTGAAATGACCAACTGGCGTGGTCTGCGCGGCCGCGATTTCGGTCTTTCTGCTCCTATGGTGGCTACCGAACGTGGCCTGCTGGTAACCAGTAATACCGGCGAACTGCTACTCTTAACTGTGCACGCTGACCAATAA
- the der gene encoding ribosome biogenesis GTPase Der, with translation MLPVIALVGRPNVGKSTLFNRLTKSRDALVAEIAGLTRDRKYGEGKVGRRPFIVIDTGGISGEEEGIDEVMAQQSFQAIEEADIVFFMVDVGAGITAGDRMIADHLRRNGKSAYLIANKIDGKNPDVVLGEFYELGMGEPLAIAAAHNRGVSTLVDHVMDELLGAEFSEEEPETGYLEDEPAEEEVSHEELDVRGIKIAVVGRPNVGKSTLVNRMLGEDRVVVYDHAGTTRDSIYIPYERFGQDYTLIDTAGVRRRKNISEAAEKFSIIKTLQAIQDCHVCILVLDARTGIVEQDLHMLSFVLNSGRALVLAINKWDGMDAYDKQRVKDELDRRFDFLTFAEQHFISALHGTGVGHLYESVDKAYQSAMSKWQTNMLTRILEDAIASHQPPLIRGRRPKLRYAHQGGSNPPRIIVHGNMTNELPEDYKRYLANTFRRVLDIQGTPIRFEFRQGDNPFSERATEVKHRSKRRAQAVEKTSSIRQAKKDKTKRQRRKSN, from the coding sequence ATGTTACCCGTCATTGCCCTGGTTGGTCGTCCCAACGTTGGTAAATCCACACTGTTTAATCGTCTGACCAAAAGCCGCGATGCCCTGGTGGCAGAAATTGCCGGTCTTACTCGTGACCGCAAATACGGCGAGGGCAAAGTGGGCCGTCGGCCTTTTATCGTGATTGATACCGGCGGTATCAGTGGCGAAGAAGAAGGCATCGACGAGGTCATGGCGCAACAAAGCTTCCAGGCCATTGAAGAAGCCGACATCGTATTTTTTATGGTGGACGTGGGCGCTGGTATAACCGCTGGCGATCGTATGATTGCCGACCATCTGCGTCGCAACGGCAAATCTGCCTACCTAATCGCCAACAAAATTGACGGTAAAAATCCGGACGTGGTGTTGGGCGAGTTTTATGAACTCGGCATGGGCGAACCTCTGGCGATTGCTGCCGCTCACAACCGTGGTGTTTCGACCTTGGTTGACCATGTGATGGATGAACTGCTGGGCGCCGAGTTCAGTGAAGAAGAGCCAGAAACAGGCTACCTAGAAGACGAGCCGGCCGAGGAAGAAGTCAGCCACGAAGAGCTGGATGTGCGCGGCATTAAAATCGCCGTCGTCGGCCGCCCGAATGTGGGTAAATCGACGCTGGTGAATCGCATGCTGGGCGAGGACCGGGTAGTGGTGTATGACCATGCCGGCACCACGCGTGACAGTATTTATATTCCCTATGAGCGCTTTGGTCAGGACTACACCCTGATCGATACCGCCGGTGTACGCCGCCGCAAAAATATTTCCGAGGCAGCGGAAAAGTTCTCCATCATTAAAACGCTGCAAGCCATCCAGGACTGCCATGTATGCATCTTGGTGCTGGATGCCCGCACGGGCATTGTTGAGCAAGACTTGCACATGCTGAGTTTTGTACTGAACTCAGGGCGTGCGTTGGTGCTGGCGATTAACAAATGGGATGGCATGGACGCGTACGATAAGCAGCGCGTTAAAGATGAGCTGGATCGTCGCTTTGACTTTCTGACTTTTGCTGAGCAGCACTTTATCTCAGCATTGCACGGTACTGGTGTGGGCCATTTATACGAGTCGGTGGATAAAGCCTATCAATCGGCCATGTCGAAATGGCAAACCAACATGCTGACGCGCATATTGGAAGACGCCATTGCCAGTCACCAGCCGCCATTGATTCGTGGTCGCAGACCCAAACTTCGCTACGCTCACCAGGGTGGTTCCAACCCGCCACGTATTATTGTGCATGGCAACATGACCAACGAGCTGCCAGAAGACTATAAGCGTTATTTGGCGAACACTTTCCGCCGCGTATTGGACATTCAGGGCACACCGATTCGCTTTGAGTTCCGCCAGGGCGATAATCCCTTCTCTGAGCGTGCAACGGAAGTCAAACACCGCAGCAAACGACGGGCTCAAGCGGTGGAAAAAACCAGCTCAATTCGCCAAGCGAAAAAAGACAAAACCAAACGACAGCGTCGCAAATCTAATTGA